One genomic segment of Clostridium saccharoperbutylacetonicum N1-4(HMT) includes these proteins:
- a CDS encoding class IV adenylate cyclase, protein MQELETRIIDIDVDNIRKILISNGAQKVKMEDQVNDIYDFEDDRLLKNKGYARIRTVNDMLNNKIVYYMTTKKMISQERFKIMEENEVIIDNKEMGEGIFKSLGLVLKESNKKYRESYKFDECLIEIDINDKTFCPFPYLEIETNSEENLEKAVKLLGYTLEDTTSQTIYDILAQKGIVNSTPKGI, encoded by the coding sequence ATGCAGGAATTAGAAACAAGAATTATTGACATTGATGTTGATAATATTAGAAAGATTTTAATATCAAATGGTGCACAAAAAGTTAAAATGGAAGATCAAGTTAATGATATATATGATTTTGAAGATGACAGACTTTTGAAAAATAAGGGATATGCCCGTATAAGAACTGTTAATGATATGCTTAATAATAAAATTGTATATTATATGACTACCAAAAAAATGATATCTCAGGAAAGATTTAAAATCATGGAAGAAAACGAAGTTATAATTGATAATAAAGAAATGGGAGAAGGAATATTTAAATCTCTTGGATTAGTTCTTAAAGAATCTAATAAAAAATATAGAGAAAGTTATAAATTTGATGAATGTTTAATTGAAATAGATATAAATGATAAGACTTTTTGTCCATTTCCTTATTTGGAGATAGAAACCAATTCTGAAGAAAACTTAGAAAAGGCAGTTAAATTGCTCGGTTATACACTAGAAGATACAACTTCACAAACCATTTATGATATTTTAGCCCAAAAAGGTATAGTTAATAGTACACCAAAAGGCATTTAG
- a CDS encoding GntR family transcriptional regulator has product MAKYEEIAEDIRNGILNGKFNTNEQLPLEKEMCEQYGVSRITIKKAVDELVTQGLVIKRRGAGTFVKALDDTDVQKLSMAKQFEGFTESHNDKKVTSKIIKFEVVHPTEEIATKLKITVDDFAYYLIRARYSNDEPFVIEYTYMPIVLIPGIKNDILMSSVYGYIENTLKLKIKSAHRIIRAILPDELEQKELKIDSNFPILEVEQVGFLDNGQPFEYSIAHHRSDKIEFRTVSIK; this is encoded by the coding sequence ATGGCAAAGTATGAAGAAATTGCTGAAGATATAAGAAATGGAATATTAAATGGTAAATTTAATACTAATGAACAATTGCCTTTAGAGAAAGAAATGTGTGAGCAGTATGGAGTTAGTAGAATTACTATTAAAAAAGCAGTTGATGAGCTTGTAACACAGGGGTTGGTAATAAAAAGAAGAGGAGCTGGAACATTTGTAAAAGCTCTTGATGATACTGATGTTCAAAAGCTAAGCATGGCAAAACAGTTTGAAGGTTTTACTGAAAGTCATAATGATAAAAAGGTAACTTCAAAAATTATTAAATTTGAAGTAGTGCATCCAACAGAAGAGATTGCTACAAAATTAAAAATAACGGTTGATGATTTTGCATATTACTTGATAAGAGCAAGATATAGTAATGATGAACCATTCGTAATTGAATATACATATATGCCTATTGTACTCATTCCAGGAATTAAAAATGATATTTTAATGAGTTCAGTTTATGGTTACATAGAAAATACTTTGAAGTTAAAAATAAAAAGTGCACATAGAATTATTAGGGCTATTTTACCAGATGAATTAGAACAAAAAGAATTAAAAATAGATAGCAATTTCCCAATATTAGAAGTTGAACAAGTAGGATTTTTAGATAATGGGCAACCTTTCGAATATTCGATAGCACATCATAGAAGTGATAAAATAGAGTTTAGAACAGTAAGTATTAAGTAG